Genomic window (Maylandia zebra isolate NMK-2024a linkage group LG11, Mzebra_GT3a, whole genome shotgun sequence):
TGACAGTTTCTACAAATTCACCTTAACAGTTGGGCTTCCACCTCGTACAGACAAAGCCTACACTTTTCAGGCAGTTTTTGGTTCACTTGCACCATTCTCATCAGCCTTATTTCAAGCCCCAGCAGGCACTAAATAAAGCCTAGGCAAACTGTGGATTAACTGCTTAGAACCAAGCAGCAGAGAAAGTTGGTGGCTAGTTAATGATTGAAGTAGAGCATTTAACAGATTAAAGAAAACATATTAACACCGTGAGgcaataaagagaaaaacaaagttaCACGAGAGTCAATATTATTGTACAGAGAAGATTGACTCCAGATAAATGCTGCTGTTGCAGTAGCATAAACCTATATATTAAGTTAGGTATTAAAAACCTGAAACAAATTAACCAACCTCTATTACTGGTTACAGTTCCTTAAGtgcataaatatgtttttattcaaTCTGAGCACAACTTAACAAAGATCAAAAGAGTTGCACTGCTAGCAAAACTAAAGCTGGATCCAAATCTCTAAATCACTTGTGAGTAGTGAAAGATTTCCGAAAGTCTAACATGTGTCCATGACccgtttctttcttttcagttcagtttcgtGAAACATCTATCCAGCTCTGAGTATAGTCCACGCTGTCATGTGTTATGTGTTTTCATTGTCAGTCAGTGGCTTCCATTTAATCGGAGTTATGATtgcaccagtaaaaaaaaaaaaaaaaaagagcaggagACAAGATCTGGATGAGTAAAAGGGAAAATGAGACAAGCAGAGGGAGGAAGCGAGAGTGAGCGaggaagggagagagaaagagagagagcaagagagagcgagattAACTCAGACTaaaaggagggagggaaagGGGTAGAGAGGGAGGAGTAAGCAACGTGAGGGAGGGTGCTGCAgttgtgaatgtgtggatgtctgagagagagagaaggcaaGCTGGGAGAAGTTTCACATCCTTGCAGCGATTGGTAAGTAAAATGACTGCACTCGAGTTGATTTGTGTGACTGAGGGTCTTTAAAATAGCGTCCGTCATGAAACTGGATTAATGTGAAGTTCATCAGCTGTTGTAAATAAGAGAGGGGACTGAAAAAGGGAGGGCAGAAGGGAGTGGCAGtacagaggaggagagagggagaagcAGTGTCAGACAACATGGCCAAGTGTGTATGACTTTAATATGACTGCATGCAGGATGTGGTTTGCTTGTCACACATGTGTTGGGAATTTTAGTGCTCTGagctgtttgtgtatttgtatatttatttgtgAAAACAGTTGGATTGTATTGTGTCAAGAAAGCTTTTGAATATTTATCAAATCCCTTAGAAAACAACACTGATGTATGTGCAGCAGATGTTTAACAGCCACACTTCTGCTGCCAGCATGTGCTGTTGTGCTGAGTAGTGAAAGAGGCGGACAAGGGTTAAACAGTGGACTGCATGTAGTGACTGAATTGCTCATGTGTTTGTGAGTCAAGCAGGGAGAGGGAGGGATAGAGGGGAAGATAGTGGAGCTGTGATAATTTTTTAACTCATTACAATCCCTCCTGGAAGTTTTAATTCTCAGGCAGATGTGGTATGTTGAGAATGTGTTTTGCTTTACGGTTACAGTTGGTGAAAATGAACAGTGTTGATCACAGATGCTTTACTGAGGTTTGGAATTTAAACCTGGCTTTCAAACAGGTTCGCAAAGACAAGAAGCCGCTCACCGACTGGTCTGACATCACCAGCTCAGCTCCCTGCATGATGTCTCTTTCTCCTCTGACGGTTCACAAGCCTCCGCAGGTATGCAGCTTGTCACACaggtttggttttttgtttctgCAACAGTTAATGTCATCATTTGGTCTAATGTCATAATTGACATTTGTGCTTTAATTCAATTACTGATTTCCAAAACATGTGCTGATAGCTAACAGAAAGATCTGAGATGACAGTGTCTGTGTTTTGAATGTACTTTAAGCAcactgtctttttattttttaggatCCAAGCAAAGAAGGTGTCAGTCTGCCCAGGAGACGAAGCTCGCATCGCAATAACAGACTAAACGACAGGCCGGTGTCAGCACAAGGTGAGTCCAATTTTTCTACCTCACTTTGTCCTCCTGATTGCTCAGGCTGAGATGTTTGTGATATAGAACAATAAACATGTTCTCTCTGCACCCTTGTGCTCATTTTGTCTGGTCTGTTTGCTCAGTTCCCTCCCTTTTAGTCAAATCAAAGGCGTGTCAGTAGAGTTGGCAGGTCGTTATTACATTGGTTTTGCCTGTGCGGACCAGATGAGCCTGAGAATCATCCATATACTTAAGCCTTAAATCTCCCCAGTAGTATCTGTTTTTCACATGCCCATCTATCTGTCATTAAATAGTAGCCGGATCTTCAGGGTCATGTCACGTCTTGTCAGGAGTTTGCTCTTCTTCTTAATCCTCTAAGTCTCTTCCTGAAAATCATATCTGACTCTTCTtgtatgtaaaatataaaatgagtgaGTTAACATTTTGATACCACATGACAGATTTCTCTCATGCCGAATCTTATAAAAAGCTATTTATGCTGACCAATGCATGTTGTTCTCACATGTCTCTTTTTATTTCCTTCCACTTTCAGTGCTGGTAAGGATGCATCCTGACAGCCAGGCCCCAGAGGCTTTCACATCCCCTGTCCTGTCCCATAGACTGAGCAATGGGCACAGCAGTGGGCACGGCAATGGGCACAGACCTGGGGCCAGCAATGGTGGTGGAGTCCTAACTCCATGTAATAGTACAACAAGCTCTCGTGCTGCCAGGTCAGTgtcttcactttttaaaaagcaaatggGGTTCTTTAATGCATTTTTCAACGTTCATGTACTAGGTAATTATATTCACATGCAACCAGAATGGATTTTAATTGCTATTCTTTTGGCCCACTGAGTGGAGAAATGTAGCATGTGAAGGGTTTTTGCGCCataattcacatttttaatacaaaaaatatgtatatataatttGACACTATTAATTAGTGGGTCCTGGTTTGTGGTCATCAAGTATATTTTCAGACACACAAGGCACTATAACCACTTGGCATCAGGTTGCTCCATGACCACAGTTTCTGTTTGTTATGTCTTTACTATAGCAGATAAAACCATTTTTGATAAATTAGGATACTTTCAAACACATTGTGGCAGCAAAGTGCAACAAGAAACCCTCTTAATTAGGCCAAAATTGCACGAACACACAATATAAACCACGTTGGGTGTAAAATCAAAGTGGGAGCAACCGCATTTTGCTATTAACTATTTTCCCAcggctgttgttttgttttctatccATATTAGATTCAGTAATTGGTTGAGCATTTTTACTATATTGCATTATAAATTTTTCCAGTTGGAATAATGGTCAAAGGATGGATTTCAGATTGGGCCAAAATGACCagattattttatgttttttggctTATTAGCAACACACGTTGTGAACTTGCatacaacagcagcaacagttgAAGGCGTACTTTGTTGTGTTACTGGAAGTAAATGGGTGTAGGGCTGTCTGTTAATGATAAAACATTTGCAAATGAACATGGGGCTTGCGCAGCAGCAGAAGATAAGGTTAGGTGTCGGTTGAGGTGATTGCACTGGTGTTACAAGTCTGTTCATTGAATAGTATTGGACATACTACATGATGGGTTTCAGGAATACTTCATGATGTAGCACATGTCATGATTTGGCCTTTTGCATTGTCGCATCCTGTTAAACACTAGCTCAATCTTTGCTGATGATAAGCTTGAGTCTGGTTGATTATGCTTCATATGTCCATTTAATTCTACTGATAACTTGTTAAACAAATACAGCTAATTGGATCATTTTCtaaagaatatttttttttatttaaactaaCTGTATAAAGCTTTTGTACTCAATtatattattacttttttcttaCAGTCCATGCCTTTTGGATCTCATTGAGATTGAGAAGAAACTGAGGGAAGccaaagcagagagagagaggctgctCAGAGAGCGGGTGAGTCACCTGCTGTGGGAAACACTCGCTGACACCTCTAATCATCAGCGACACACTGAATTAGATACGCCTGTCTGATTACTGACATCCACTCAGCTCCAGGAAAGTAGACAGCAGATGTTTGGAGTTTTGTAATGCATGTTTGTAGCACTGGCAGTTGGAGAGACTAAAAAATGTGCATGCATATGAGAGTTTCGGAGAATTTCAAAAAAGGAATGGGAGGATTTAGAGTGTAACTCTGATTTCAGTTTCCTTTATGCTTTTGCATGCATACCTCCAGCTGGGTTAAACCAGTGTCGCTTCCGTCTTACTGTGTTACCTTGGAAATGGTTTGGataataatttgttttgatGTGCGTGTGAACTCAGGAAGATCAGCAACGGTTGCTGTTAGAGGAGAGAAGACAAAGAGAGCTTAATTGTTCCAGAACAGAACCACCAGAACCAGAGACCCCACAAAGACCAGAGCCAGAACCTGAAGAGCAACAACGGGTCATCTCTTCCCCAAACTCCTCTGAGGTATGAATGAAATTCAAACTATAAGTTagtgaaaaatattttgttttccttgTAAAATGATTAAACCTAATGCAACAGACACGCATATGTAGTCCTTTTAATCCATGTATTCTCGATGTTCTTGTCGAGACCTGATGCTGACATTACCCACAATACAAGGAGTTTCCACGAAACTCTAACGCGGGATTGTTAGATTAGTTTTGGGAATTGTTGCCTCACAGTAAGAGGTTAGAATCCACCAACTGGCTGcagcctttctgtgtgcagtttgcatgttctccccgtgtttgcgtgtgttCTCTCCGGGTACCCTGACTCCTTCCCTGATAAGGAGaagcagaagcgaatggataAAATGTTTCTATGGCGGTACCAAAAGACAATGCAAGCTTTGACGCCTATGTCACCTGTTTTGTTGTTAttctgtttcatttttcatgattttatAACTAACTGACTTCCAGCATCTTTAACCaagacatttacatttttatcatctCATCCTTGGGGTTTGGGGACCCAAAACAAGTGTAACCACTATAAACTCCAATAGGAACTGGTCAGTTTATCATGGTAAattgactgtttgttttttttcaagctTCTTTAAAGTCCATTTGTCTTCCAGCAGCGTAGCCTGcccctcttcctctctccaAACTTTGACCTGAGGGCCCATGTGGAGTCTCTGGGTCATGGAGTGACTGGCTGCACGGAACTGCGGCTGACGTCTCGACGCTGTGCGGGCTTCCTGACCAAACGAGGGGGGAGGGTCAAAACCTGGAAGAAGAGATGGTTCCTGTTTGACATGGACCACAGACGACTAGCCTACTATACAGGTTAGACTGGTTGGAGGGGTGTGCTCGCTGActctgtgtttgcctctttgtTTGAATGAACCTTTCTCTGTCACGCTAGGAGGTGGTCAGACTTATTATAAGATTACATCACATCAAAGTTTTTAttctaaacatttttttaaaaatttttctTACGTTTTATTGTGCTTTGAAGAAAGAACaaggaattattttttttttaaattcacattGACTTAAATATTCAATATTAATGTTCTAAAATTCCTTTTTTGCCTTTGCTGCAGACTGTGATGAAAGGAAGCTAAAGGGAGTCATTTATTTCCAAGCAATAGAGGAAGTTTACTACGACCATCTACGAACAGGCACCTCTGTGAGTTCTCATATTTTACGCAACTGGActttaaataaatctgaagTTTTTCATGTGTTCCTGAGCACAGACCTTGGATCAGAAGGGCAACAGTTTGTAAATGTAGCTTAAACTGCACTGGACTCATTTTGTAGAGGTTCTAAAGTCATTTCTTGACATGTCATCCAGTCATAAATCCGccaaaacactttcaaaaaATATTTCTAGAATCTCTTTACAGAATGTTTTCAGGACCAATATTTATAAtgattattaaatatattaCAATAGCGCAGAGAGGAAGTCCaataaatattttctttctCCTGAAACGTACagttaacacaaacaaaacaactcaaGTAGAATTAAGATGACTATCACAGGTACACACATGTGCGTTTGAGTTTATTGTAGTATGTAAACCAGTTACAAAATTTGTTTTGCTACCTTATATTTCCAAATAGTTTTGTTTATATGATATGACCTGATACATGTACCATCATATTTGAATAGACTAGAAATCAAAGGTAGGTTGTTGGTAACATTAGTACTGCTTAGTAAGACTTTTATTTGGTGCTCACAGGCATCTTCTAAGAAAGTAATAGTGTCAACCCTCTTACTTACAGTGACCTTATTCACCTTATTCACCTTATTCAAATCCTCAGGGAAATAGTTTGTGGTCAGAAGATCCTGTTCTTTTCTTAGTTGTGTGAAACAGGTGATTATCAGTCTGCACTTATACAACAAATAGAGGCTAAGTTAATGCTGCAAGACAGAAATGAGAAAGATGGTTAAAAAGTACAAACATTATTGTAACATTAATCTCTTATTACCAGACTTTTGTTCTGCTGGGCAGCGGTTTTACTCGGATATACACTACCAgtgaaaagtttggacacaccttctcatttaatggtaTCTATCTATACAGATAGAGAGATAGAtctagcaaagaaaaaaaatgataaataactctaaatatACCTTGCATTTTAGATTCTTGATAGAAGCCactgtttgctttgttgacagtgcTGAAAACCCTTGACCTTCTCTCATTGAGCTTCATGATCACCTGGAATGGTTTTCAGTTCACAGGTGTgccttgtcagggttcatttgtggaatttcttgccttcttaataggcttgtgttgtgcagaaattaggttggtacacagctgacagccctattTGGTTCTTGCCATGATTCTAATAGTTGtcaatcagctaagtaaaggGAAACAACAGGAAGATAGGAAGACTaagagtcacctctgctgctgaggataaattcatctgagtcaccagcctcagaaatcgcAAGTTAATGAAAAGCAATGAGCACAAGATATTTTTTTGgaccaagaaacacaaggaatggacattagaccagtgaaaatctgtgctttggtctgatgagtccaaatttgagatctttggttccacccGCTGTGTCTTTGTGCAACGCAGAAAAGCTGAACGGATGttctctacatgcatggttcccaccATGAAGcttggaggaggtggtgtgatggtgtgggtaTGTTTTGCTGGTGGCACTGTTGGGAatttattcaaaattgaaggCACACTGAAACGGCATGGCAACCACAGCGTCCTGCAGTGACATGCCATCACATCCAGTCTGCGTTTAGttggaccatcatttatttttcatcagAACAATGACCCCAAAAACACCTTTGGGCTGTGTAAAGACTATTTGACaaagaaggagagtgatggagtgctgcgcCACATGGCCTggtctccacagtcacctgataTAAAGCCAATCGAGATGGTTCAGAATGAGATGTACCACAGAGTGAAAGCAAAATgaccaacaagtgctcagcatgtctgggaactccttcaagactgttggaaaatcATTTCAGATGACTTATGAAGCTCATCGAGAGAATGCCAAACGTGTGCAAAGCAGCAATCAAAGCAAAGGGGGGCTGTTTTGGAGAATATAtaattctttttttgcttgctacataattccacgtgttcattcatagttttgatgccttcagtgagaatctacaatgcaaatagtcatgaaaataaagaagaacGATTAAActagaaggtgtgtccaaaatGACTGGTATatcttaacaaacaaaacaaaaaaaacattaccaCTAAGCAAAAAAAAGCTGCTTCTTCATCAGCTGATGACGGTTTCATTGTCTGTGCCTTCTTTTTAGTCACCACGGCCCAGTCTGACGTTCTGTGTGAAGACATATGACCGTCTGTTCTTTCTGGTGGCTTCCAGTGCAGTGTCCATGCGGATTTGGATGGATGTTATTGTCACAGCAACAGACGAGCATAGTCGTTATTAACTTTTGAATTTACAATCCTTGCTTCTAGGCAGGCAGCGCAAGAGGGCTGTGTTTCCCTCTCTGCTGTCTAAGGTCTGATTTTGTTGAAGATCCACCTCAGGAGCTCATTCTATACCTGGACTCATGAATATGTGAATAAAGTGCACGAGATACAGATGTGGTTAAACTGAGTTGTGGAAACTGTTACTGACAGAGTGATTGATGGCGACAGAGGTTCACCAGCTGCAATCCACAAGCAGCTTCACTCAGCAGCTTGCACAATGGGTgtctgttactgggaggtgttAAGCTGAGTTTTACCTCCCTCTCCTGGTCACAATCCAGCATTACAAGAATGATGTACACTACGCAATAATACACTACAGCAGGTGGTGAACATAATAACAACTCCTGTGCAATACTATGCATTCCACTGTAACAGTCCAAAAATAAGTGCACTTAAATTAGACTGTCAGAGGCACGTCGAGGTTAAACACTGTGACCGTTTTGTGTTGTAATATGTTTTGGATTGCTTTATATTGTCAGATGTTCCCATTAAAATGTCCAAAtttctctcagtttttattGAAGATGCATTGtaaatgacattttttaaattatttattattcagaAATTTTTATGGGTTTGATTTTCATATAAATGAAGACATACACTGTTATGCACTATTAAAAttttattcataaaaaaaagttttatctgCATTTATTCATAATAAACTTTTTATTGTAAGATGGTTGCAATAATAAATAATTCTGACGAATGAATGTGGAAGTTACAGATATGATCCAGTTTGTCATCTTCTTGTCATCATCTTCTTTCGGCTGCTCCCTTTAATGGctgccacagcagatcatctggcTCCATGTCACCCTGTCCCTGGCATCCTCCCGTGTTActccaaccctctgcatgtcctccttcactacatcaaCAACATCCTTTGTCTGTTATCAACTGTTGCTTCTCTGCAAGATTGAAATGTCTAtgccaggggtgcccaatcccggtcctcgagagctaccgtcctgcagcttttggtgcatccttgttcccacacacccgaatcaaatgaatggcttgttatcaggcctttgccaaacatgatggcatgctgaagaggtaatcaaaccatttgattcagctgtgttggagtagggatgcatctaaaagctgcaggatagtagctctcgaggactgggattgggcagccctggtcTATGCTATCTCTAACTTTGTCCccaaactgctcaacctgagTTGTCACTGATTTTTAGTTGTGTCCATTCTGGTCACTCCCAGTGAAAATCTTGGCATTTTCAATTCTGCCACCTCCAGcaaagcctgctgtcttttCATCAGTGTCACCATCTCCAAACCACACAGCGGGTCTCGCtatcatcttgtaaaccttccctttgcCTTGTCACCTGACACTGAACTCAACCAACTCCACCCCACCTTACCTTCaccctctcttcttcacctctcctgTGCATTGTCAGTTactttggatg
Coding sequences:
- the phldb3 gene encoding pleckstrin homology-like domain family B member 2, which produces MPQHNMENSRSQWQQGLRPPWITRMTEGQSPASSGAESDTESSSAENEKTFIKKLEVGSLRVLPSPSVLQQRITEIEQQKEELNIELQLEIALLQGELQTEKDRLHKHTQKLKDLQEEAGQREKHKHTDRQKERENLEEERRRVEELKSRCKEKEKLIPSQPESQREQLMLQLQKEKEAMEASVRAFEDWEFNFLERETGIVEEDESKCKERESEGELEKEISCQKLLVNVAQEQVQRLERQLRDMEKEKEREMNALRKEKRELIHTQMVRKDKKPLTDWSDITSSAPCMMSLSPLTVHKPPQDPSKEGVSLPRRRSSHRNNRLNDRPVSAQVLVRMHPDSQAPEAFTSPVLSHRLSNGHSSGHGNGHRPGASNGGGVLTPCNSTTSSRAASPCLLDLIEIEKKLREAKAERERLLREREDQQRLLLEERRQRELNCSRTEPPEPETPQRPEPEPEEQQRVISSPNSSEQRSLPLFLSPNFDLRAHVESLGHGVTGCTELRLTSRRCAGFLTKRGGRVKTWKKRWFLFDMDHRRLAYYTDCDERKLKGVIYFQAIEEVYYDHLRTGTSSPRPSLTFCVKTYDRLFFLVASSAVSMRIWMDVIVTATDEHSRY